The following proteins are encoded in a genomic region of Paralichthys olivaceus isolate ysfri-2021 chromosome 23, ASM2471397v2, whole genome shotgun sequence:
- the trim24 gene encoding transcription intermediary factor 1-alpha isoform X2, with translation MDERSDNVDNDDIVIIVENEAESLPAQEERLKQQGTIGLMDTCPSCKLSFHNREPKLLPCLHSFCKRCLPPPFRSADPRRDSQGQVDHNKPLGAIRCPVCRQECWEMDVLDNFFVKDSAEVPSSTVEKTSQVCMSCDDNTEATGYCVECVEFLCLTCIEAHQRVKFTRDHTIRQKEEMSPAVGVTTQKPVFCDIHKQEPLKLFCETCDRLTCRDCQLLKHKDHNYQFLEDAYRNHRQYLENMTQQLQEKRKTIEEVSSCISNGLQQVEENRKAVTNEIKKSICNLIMEINRKGKILVNQLEGLTKEHEMGLKKQQDDVNSLSRHLDHVISFTKWATASHSGTALLYCKRLILYQIHYLMRASCNPSIVPQSSVRFQCRSGFWATNVDLGSLTVERGPGRPPIPNHQAAPRAEVAAAGLSLSAQQRQSTLAQLQMQVDKLSQQSHRQPPPNHWSWYQNVRLPGPPCPPPPTRPIHGGSSPSQGPLGLAQQGRRYGSSHPNTRSPTSSMLHNTGFTPAQSLRELINSSSFPPKPGDVLQGTSRYPQPLSAGAATQISLHQRSMPEPSFLKRSEASATVPSISISIPKPSYAPSLASASADKTSTLNHMTVQGRQNSPMAKPSSSDRGTGTSSWKQSSEPPSAPSAKRRRRTSPGPIIIIKDEPEDEDEVHFVQSSVGSSLPDSSTGAQSKPRLQQKVSVPNLVPGSESNAGKEQCPQPVAQPESVKRAEPEEDPNEDWCAVCQNGGELLCCDKCPKVFHLSCHIPTLNESPSGEWFCSFCRDLVSPEMVYDSDRKDHAASDGFSPVDRRSCERLLLRLFCNDFSTDFQQPASPSETKRYKELIQTPMDLSIVKRRLESKSQDGEYYMCPEGFVADVRLIFFNCAKYYKVTSEVGSAGLYLEDYFEEQLKLVYPDKIFPGGREEQMIPPLEDEIDEEEEVMAENVAPVEDLKPQSPAGQGIPPVDEDLAPLEEAPATEEQGQLETKEKATDTSEKETEEKKMKETEEKETEEKETEEMEMEKKVAVAEDATSPSEEVEKDEKTPVKEVNSSSAADSDTKDGVAPCSPKKENPELPAEKTVDAAETQEEAADTAKEESA, from the exons TGGGCGCCATTCGCTGTCCAGTATGCAGACAGGAATGCTGGGAGATGGACGTGCTGGATAATTTCTTTGTCAAGGACTCTGCTGAGGTGCCGAGCAGCACTGTGGAGAAAACCAGCCAG GTGTGTATGAGCTGCGATGATAACACAGAAGCAACAGGTTactgtgtggagtgtgtggaGTTTCTGTGCTTGACGTGCATTGAGGCGCACCAACGGGTCAAGTTCACCAGGGATCACACCATACGACAGAAGGAGGAGATGTCTCCAG CGGTTGGCGTTACCACACAgaagcctgtgttttgtgacatCCACAAGCAGGAGCCACTGAAACTCTTCTGTGAGACGTGTGACCGACTCACCTGTCGAGATTGTCAGCTTCTTAAGCACAAGGATCACAA CTACCAGTTTCTGGAGGATGCTTACAGAAACCACAGGCAGTACCTGGAGAACATGACGCAGCAGTTACAAGAGAAACGAAAGACCATTGAAGAAGTGTCCAGCTGTATCAGCAACGG ACTTCAACAAGTTGAAGAAAACCGTAAGGCtgtaacaaatgaaataaagaagtCCATCTGTAACTTAATCATGGAGATCAACAGGAAGGGGAAGATTCTGGTTAACCAGCTTGAG GGTCTAACTAAAGAACACGAGATGGGTTTAAAAAAGCAACAAGACGACGTCAATTCTCTGAGTCGGCACCTCGATCATGTAATTAGCTTTACAAAATGGGCCACAGCCAGTCACAGTGGAACAGCTCTGCTGTACTGCAAGAGACTG ATCCTTTACCAGATCCATTACCTGATGAGAGCGAGCTGTAATCCCTCCATCGTCCCTCAGAGTTCTGTTCGCTTCCAGTGTCGCTCAGGTTTCTGGGCCACTAACGTAGACCTTG GTTCTCTGACGGTAGAAAGGGGCCCGGGACGACCGCCCATCCCCAACCACCAAGCAGCTCCCAGGGCAGAGGTGGCCGCTGCAGGTCTGTCGCTCTCCGCTCAGCAGCGACAGAGCACGCTGGCTCAGCTCCAGATGCAG GTTGACAAGCTTTCCCAACAGTCCCACAGACAGCCCCCTCCCAACCACTGGTCCTGGTACCAGAACGTCAGGCTCCCGGGACCCCCTTGCCCTCCGCCGCCGACCAGGCCCATCCACGGAGGATCCTCCCCCTCCCAGGGACCCCTAGGTTTGGCACAACAGGGACGCAGGTATGGGAGTTCCCACCCCAACACGAGAAGTCCCACTTCCTCCATGCTTCACAACACGGGATTCACACCTGCTCAG TCTCTGAGAGAACTGATCAATAGCTCCAGCTTCCCTCCCAAACCTGGGGATGTGTTGCAGGGTACTTCTCGCTACCCACAGCCTCTGTCTGCCGGAGCAGCGACCCAGATCTCACTACATCAG AGGAGCATGCCTGAGCCCTCCTTCCTGAAGAGGAGTGAAGCCAGCGCAACTGtcccctccatctccatctctaTCCCCAAACCCAGCTACGCTCCAAGTCTCGCCTCAGCATCCGCAGATAAAACAAGCACACTTAACCACATGACAG TTCAAGGAAGGCAAAACTCCCCGATGGCCAAACCTTCGTCTTCAGACAGAGGCACAGG GACGTCTTCCTGGAAGCAGAGTTCCGAGCCGCCGTCTGCCCCCTCAGCCAAGCGACGAAGAAGGACGTCCCCTGGGcccattatcatcatcaaagATGAACCAGAGGACGAGGATGAAGTTCATTTT GTGCAGTCCAGCGTTGGGTCCAGCCTGCCCGACAGCAGCACCGGGGCTCAGTCAAAGCCCCGGCTGCAGCAGAAGGTGTCTGTCCCGAACCTGGTCCCTGGATCAGAGTCTAATGCTGGGAAAGAGCAGTGTCCTCAGCCCGTAGCTCAGCCAGAGTCTGTGAAGAGAGCGGAGCCGGAGGAAGATCCCAACGAAGACTGGTGTGCCGTGTGTCAGAACGGAGGAGAACTGCTGTGTTGTGACAAGTGTCCCAAAGTTTTCCACCTGTCCTGCCACATCCCCACGCTGAACGAGTCCCCCAG TGGGGAGTGGTTCTGCTCATTCTGCCGGGACCTTGTCTCTCCTGAGATGGTGTACGACTCCGACAGAAAGGACCACGCCGCCTCTGATGGATTCTCACCTGTCGATAGAAGG AGCTGTGAGAGGTTGCTCCTGCGTCTGTTCTGCAATGACTTCAGCACTGACTTCCAGCAGCCTGCTTCTCCATCG GAGACCAAAAGGTACAAAGAGCTGATTCAGACGCCAATGGATTTGTCGATAGTGAAGAGGAGACTTGAGTCTAAGTCGCAGGACGGTGAATATTATATGTGTCCAGAGGGATTTGTCGCAGATGTCAGGCTCATATTTTTCAACTGTGCAAAATACTACAAG GTGACGTCAGAAGTGGGGAGCGCAGGCTTGTACTTGGAAGACTACTTTGAGGAGCAGCTGAAGCTCGTCTACCCAGATAAGATCTTCCCTGGTGGGAGGGAAGAGCAGATGATTCCTCCTTTAGAGGACGAGatagacgaagaagaagaagtgatggCAGAAAATGTGGCACCCGTGGAGGATCTAAAACCACAGAGTCCTGCAGGACAAGGAATCCCTCCTGTGGACGAGGATTTGGCTCCACTGGAAGAAGCGCCAGCCACAGAAGAGCAGGGACAGTTGGAAACTAAGGAGAAGGCAACCGACACGAGCGAGAAGGAGACggaagagaagaagatgaaggagacggaagagaaggagacggaagagaaggagacagaggaaatggAGATGGAAAAGAAGGTTGCTGTCGCTGAGGATGCCACTTCTCCTTCAGAGGAGGTAGAGAAGGATGAGAAGACTCCTGTGAAGGAGGTGAACAGCTCTTCCGCTGCTGATAGTGACACAAAAGACGGAGTCGCTCCCTGCTCCCCAAAGAAAGAGAACCCTGAGCTCCCCGCAGAAAAGACTGTAGATGCTGCTGAAAcccaggaggaggctgcagacaCAGCCAAAGAGGAGTCAGCGTAG
- the trim24 gene encoding transcription intermediary factor 1-alpha isoform X3 has product MDERSDNVDNDDIVIIVENEAESLPAQEERLKQQGTIGLMDTCPSCKLSFHNREPKLLPCLHSFCKRCLPPPFRSADPRRDSQGQVDHNKPLGAIRCPVCRQECWEMDVLDNFFVKDSAEVPSSTVEKTSQVCMSCDDNTEATGYCVECVEFLCLTCIEAHQRVKFTRDHTIRQKEEMSPEAVGVTTQKPVFCDIHKQEPLKLFCETCDRLTCRDCQLLKHKDHNYQFLEDAYRNHRQYLENMTQQLQEKRKTIEEVSSCISNGLQQVEENRKAVTNEIKKSICNLIMEINRKGKILVNQLEGLTKEHEMGLKKQQDDVNSLSRHLDHVISFTKWATASHSGTALLYCKRLILYQIHYLMRASCNPSIVPQSSVRFQCRSGFWATNVDLGSLTVERGPGRPPIPNHQAAPRAEVAAAGLSLSAQQRQSTLAQLQMQSHRQPPPNHWSWYQNVRLPGPPCPPPPTRPIHGGSSPSQGPLGLAQQGRRYGSSHPNTRSPTSSMLHNTGFTPAQSLRELINSSSFPPKPGDVLQGTSRYPQPLSAGAATQISLHQRSMPEPSFLKRSEASATVPSISISIPKPSYAPSLASASADKTSTLNHMTVQGRQNSPMAKPSSSDRGTGTSSWKQSSEPPSAPSAKRRRRTSPGPIIIIKDEPEDEDEVHFVQSSVGSSLPDSSTGAQSKPRLQQKVSVPNLVPGSESNAGKEQCPQPVAQPESVKRAEPEEDPNEDWCAVCQNGGELLCCDKCPKVFHLSCHIPTLNESPSGEWFCSFCRDLVSPEMVYDSDRKDHAASDGFSPVDRRSCERLLLRLFCNDFSTDFQQPASPSETKRYKELIQTPMDLSIVKRRLESKSQDGEYYMCPEGFVADVRLIFFNCAKYYKVTSEVGSAGLYLEDYFEEQLKLVYPDKIFPGGREEQMIPPLEDEIDEEEEVMAENVAPVEDLKPQSPAGQGIPPVDEDLAPLEEAPATEEQGQLETKEKATDTSEKETEEKKMKETEEKETEEKETEEMEMEKKVAVAEDATSPSEEVEKDEKTPVKEVNSSSAADSDTKDGVAPCSPKKENPELPAEKTVDAAETQEEAADTAKEESA; this is encoded by the exons TGGGCGCCATTCGCTGTCCAGTATGCAGACAGGAATGCTGGGAGATGGACGTGCTGGATAATTTCTTTGTCAAGGACTCTGCTGAGGTGCCGAGCAGCACTGTGGAGAAAACCAGCCAG GTGTGTATGAGCTGCGATGATAACACAGAAGCAACAGGTTactgtgtggagtgtgtggaGTTTCTGTGCTTGACGTGCATTGAGGCGCACCAACGGGTCAAGTTCACCAGGGATCACACCATACGACAGAAGGAGGAGATGTCTCCAG AAGCGGTTGGCGTTACCACACAgaagcctgtgttttgtgacatCCACAAGCAGGAGCCACTGAAACTCTTCTGTGAGACGTGTGACCGACTCACCTGTCGAGATTGTCAGCTTCTTAAGCACAAGGATCACAA CTACCAGTTTCTGGAGGATGCTTACAGAAACCACAGGCAGTACCTGGAGAACATGACGCAGCAGTTACAAGAGAAACGAAAGACCATTGAAGAAGTGTCCAGCTGTATCAGCAACGG ACTTCAACAAGTTGAAGAAAACCGTAAGGCtgtaacaaatgaaataaagaagtCCATCTGTAACTTAATCATGGAGATCAACAGGAAGGGGAAGATTCTGGTTAACCAGCTTGAG GGTCTAACTAAAGAACACGAGATGGGTTTAAAAAAGCAACAAGACGACGTCAATTCTCTGAGTCGGCACCTCGATCATGTAATTAGCTTTACAAAATGGGCCACAGCCAGTCACAGTGGAACAGCTCTGCTGTACTGCAAGAGACTG ATCCTTTACCAGATCCATTACCTGATGAGAGCGAGCTGTAATCCCTCCATCGTCCCTCAGAGTTCTGTTCGCTTCCAGTGTCGCTCAGGTTTCTGGGCCACTAACGTAGACCTTG GTTCTCTGACGGTAGAAAGGGGCCCGGGACGACCGCCCATCCCCAACCACCAAGCAGCTCCCAGGGCAGAGGTGGCCGCTGCAGGTCTGTCGCTCTCCGCTCAGCAGCGACAGAGCACGCTGGCTCAGCTCCAGATGCAG TCCCACAGACAGCCCCCTCCCAACCACTGGTCCTGGTACCAGAACGTCAGGCTCCCGGGACCCCCTTGCCCTCCGCCGCCGACCAGGCCCATCCACGGAGGATCCTCCCCCTCCCAGGGACCCCTAGGTTTGGCACAACAGGGACGCAGGTATGGGAGTTCCCACCCCAACACGAGAAGTCCCACTTCCTCCATGCTTCACAACACGGGATTCACACCTGCTCAG TCTCTGAGAGAACTGATCAATAGCTCCAGCTTCCCTCCCAAACCTGGGGATGTGTTGCAGGGTACTTCTCGCTACCCACAGCCTCTGTCTGCCGGAGCAGCGACCCAGATCTCACTACATCAG AGGAGCATGCCTGAGCCCTCCTTCCTGAAGAGGAGTGAAGCCAGCGCAACTGtcccctccatctccatctctaTCCCCAAACCCAGCTACGCTCCAAGTCTCGCCTCAGCATCCGCAGATAAAACAAGCACACTTAACCACATGACAG TTCAAGGAAGGCAAAACTCCCCGATGGCCAAACCTTCGTCTTCAGACAGAGGCACAGG GACGTCTTCCTGGAAGCAGAGTTCCGAGCCGCCGTCTGCCCCCTCAGCCAAGCGACGAAGAAGGACGTCCCCTGGGcccattatcatcatcaaagATGAACCAGAGGACGAGGATGAAGTTCATTTT GTGCAGTCCAGCGTTGGGTCCAGCCTGCCCGACAGCAGCACCGGGGCTCAGTCAAAGCCCCGGCTGCAGCAGAAGGTGTCTGTCCCGAACCTGGTCCCTGGATCAGAGTCTAATGCTGGGAAAGAGCAGTGTCCTCAGCCCGTAGCTCAGCCAGAGTCTGTGAAGAGAGCGGAGCCGGAGGAAGATCCCAACGAAGACTGGTGTGCCGTGTGTCAGAACGGAGGAGAACTGCTGTGTTGTGACAAGTGTCCCAAAGTTTTCCACCTGTCCTGCCACATCCCCACGCTGAACGAGTCCCCCAG TGGGGAGTGGTTCTGCTCATTCTGCCGGGACCTTGTCTCTCCTGAGATGGTGTACGACTCCGACAGAAAGGACCACGCCGCCTCTGATGGATTCTCACCTGTCGATAGAAGG AGCTGTGAGAGGTTGCTCCTGCGTCTGTTCTGCAATGACTTCAGCACTGACTTCCAGCAGCCTGCTTCTCCATCG GAGACCAAAAGGTACAAAGAGCTGATTCAGACGCCAATGGATTTGTCGATAGTGAAGAGGAGACTTGAGTCTAAGTCGCAGGACGGTGAATATTATATGTGTCCAGAGGGATTTGTCGCAGATGTCAGGCTCATATTTTTCAACTGTGCAAAATACTACAAG GTGACGTCAGAAGTGGGGAGCGCAGGCTTGTACTTGGAAGACTACTTTGAGGAGCAGCTGAAGCTCGTCTACCCAGATAAGATCTTCCCTGGTGGGAGGGAAGAGCAGATGATTCCTCCTTTAGAGGACGAGatagacgaagaagaagaagtgatggCAGAAAATGTGGCACCCGTGGAGGATCTAAAACCACAGAGTCCTGCAGGACAAGGAATCCCTCCTGTGGACGAGGATTTGGCTCCACTGGAAGAAGCGCCAGCCACAGAAGAGCAGGGACAGTTGGAAACTAAGGAGAAGGCAACCGACACGAGCGAGAAGGAGACggaagagaagaagatgaaggagacggaagagaaggagacggaagagaaggagacagaggaaatggAGATGGAAAAGAAGGTTGCTGTCGCTGAGGATGCCACTTCTCCTTCAGAGGAGGTAGAGAAGGATGAGAAGACTCCTGTGAAGGAGGTGAACAGCTCTTCCGCTGCTGATAGTGACACAAAAGACGGAGTCGCTCCCTGCTCCCCAAAGAAAGAGAACCCTGAGCTCCCCGCAGAAAAGACTGTAGATGCTGCTGAAAcccaggaggaggctgcagacaCAGCCAAAGAGGAGTCAGCGTAG
- the trim24 gene encoding transcription intermediary factor 1-alpha isoform X1: MDERSDNVDNDDIVIIVENEAESLPAQEERLKQQGTIGLMDTCPSCKLSFHNREPKLLPCLHSFCKRCLPPPFRSADPRRDSQGQVDHNKPLGAIRCPVCRQECWEMDVLDNFFVKDSAEVPSSTVEKTSQVCMSCDDNTEATGYCVECVEFLCLTCIEAHQRVKFTRDHTIRQKEEMSPEAVGVTTQKPVFCDIHKQEPLKLFCETCDRLTCRDCQLLKHKDHNYQFLEDAYRNHRQYLENMTQQLQEKRKTIEEVSSCISNGLQQVEENRKAVTNEIKKSICNLIMEINRKGKILVNQLEGLTKEHEMGLKKQQDDVNSLSRHLDHVISFTKWATASHSGTALLYCKRLILYQIHYLMRASCNPSIVPQSSVRFQCRSGFWATNVDLGSLTVERGPGRPPIPNHQAAPRAEVAAAGLSLSAQQRQSTLAQLQMQVDKLSQQSHRQPPPNHWSWYQNVRLPGPPCPPPPTRPIHGGSSPSQGPLGLAQQGRRYGSSHPNTRSPTSSMLHNTGFTPAQSLRELINSSSFPPKPGDVLQGTSRYPQPLSAGAATQISLHQRSMPEPSFLKRSEASATVPSISISIPKPSYAPSLASASADKTSTLNHMTVQGRQNSPMAKPSSSDRGTGTSSWKQSSEPPSAPSAKRRRRTSPGPIIIIKDEPEDEDEVHFVQSSVGSSLPDSSTGAQSKPRLQQKVSVPNLVPGSESNAGKEQCPQPVAQPESVKRAEPEEDPNEDWCAVCQNGGELLCCDKCPKVFHLSCHIPTLNESPSGEWFCSFCRDLVSPEMVYDSDRKDHAASDGFSPVDRRSCERLLLRLFCNDFSTDFQQPASPSETKRYKELIQTPMDLSIVKRRLESKSQDGEYYMCPEGFVADVRLIFFNCAKYYKVTSEVGSAGLYLEDYFEEQLKLVYPDKIFPGGREEQMIPPLEDEIDEEEEVMAENVAPVEDLKPQSPAGQGIPPVDEDLAPLEEAPATEEQGQLETKEKATDTSEKETEEKKMKETEEKETEEKETEEMEMEKKVAVAEDATSPSEEVEKDEKTPVKEVNSSSAADSDTKDGVAPCSPKKENPELPAEKTVDAAETQEEAADTAKEESA; encoded by the exons TGGGCGCCATTCGCTGTCCAGTATGCAGACAGGAATGCTGGGAGATGGACGTGCTGGATAATTTCTTTGTCAAGGACTCTGCTGAGGTGCCGAGCAGCACTGTGGAGAAAACCAGCCAG GTGTGTATGAGCTGCGATGATAACACAGAAGCAACAGGTTactgtgtggagtgtgtggaGTTTCTGTGCTTGACGTGCATTGAGGCGCACCAACGGGTCAAGTTCACCAGGGATCACACCATACGACAGAAGGAGGAGATGTCTCCAG AAGCGGTTGGCGTTACCACACAgaagcctgtgttttgtgacatCCACAAGCAGGAGCCACTGAAACTCTTCTGTGAGACGTGTGACCGACTCACCTGTCGAGATTGTCAGCTTCTTAAGCACAAGGATCACAA CTACCAGTTTCTGGAGGATGCTTACAGAAACCACAGGCAGTACCTGGAGAACATGACGCAGCAGTTACAAGAGAAACGAAAGACCATTGAAGAAGTGTCCAGCTGTATCAGCAACGG ACTTCAACAAGTTGAAGAAAACCGTAAGGCtgtaacaaatgaaataaagaagtCCATCTGTAACTTAATCATGGAGATCAACAGGAAGGGGAAGATTCTGGTTAACCAGCTTGAG GGTCTAACTAAAGAACACGAGATGGGTTTAAAAAAGCAACAAGACGACGTCAATTCTCTGAGTCGGCACCTCGATCATGTAATTAGCTTTACAAAATGGGCCACAGCCAGTCACAGTGGAACAGCTCTGCTGTACTGCAAGAGACTG ATCCTTTACCAGATCCATTACCTGATGAGAGCGAGCTGTAATCCCTCCATCGTCCCTCAGAGTTCTGTTCGCTTCCAGTGTCGCTCAGGTTTCTGGGCCACTAACGTAGACCTTG GTTCTCTGACGGTAGAAAGGGGCCCGGGACGACCGCCCATCCCCAACCACCAAGCAGCTCCCAGGGCAGAGGTGGCCGCTGCAGGTCTGTCGCTCTCCGCTCAGCAGCGACAGAGCACGCTGGCTCAGCTCCAGATGCAG GTTGACAAGCTTTCCCAACAGTCCCACAGACAGCCCCCTCCCAACCACTGGTCCTGGTACCAGAACGTCAGGCTCCCGGGACCCCCTTGCCCTCCGCCGCCGACCAGGCCCATCCACGGAGGATCCTCCCCCTCCCAGGGACCCCTAGGTTTGGCACAACAGGGACGCAGGTATGGGAGTTCCCACCCCAACACGAGAAGTCCCACTTCCTCCATGCTTCACAACACGGGATTCACACCTGCTCAG TCTCTGAGAGAACTGATCAATAGCTCCAGCTTCCCTCCCAAACCTGGGGATGTGTTGCAGGGTACTTCTCGCTACCCACAGCCTCTGTCTGCCGGAGCAGCGACCCAGATCTCACTACATCAG AGGAGCATGCCTGAGCCCTCCTTCCTGAAGAGGAGTGAAGCCAGCGCAACTGtcccctccatctccatctctaTCCCCAAACCCAGCTACGCTCCAAGTCTCGCCTCAGCATCCGCAGATAAAACAAGCACACTTAACCACATGACAG TTCAAGGAAGGCAAAACTCCCCGATGGCCAAACCTTCGTCTTCAGACAGAGGCACAGG GACGTCTTCCTGGAAGCAGAGTTCCGAGCCGCCGTCTGCCCCCTCAGCCAAGCGACGAAGAAGGACGTCCCCTGGGcccattatcatcatcaaagATGAACCAGAGGACGAGGATGAAGTTCATTTT GTGCAGTCCAGCGTTGGGTCCAGCCTGCCCGACAGCAGCACCGGGGCTCAGTCAAAGCCCCGGCTGCAGCAGAAGGTGTCTGTCCCGAACCTGGTCCCTGGATCAGAGTCTAATGCTGGGAAAGAGCAGTGTCCTCAGCCCGTAGCTCAGCCAGAGTCTGTGAAGAGAGCGGAGCCGGAGGAAGATCCCAACGAAGACTGGTGTGCCGTGTGTCAGAACGGAGGAGAACTGCTGTGTTGTGACAAGTGTCCCAAAGTTTTCCACCTGTCCTGCCACATCCCCACGCTGAACGAGTCCCCCAG TGGGGAGTGGTTCTGCTCATTCTGCCGGGACCTTGTCTCTCCTGAGATGGTGTACGACTCCGACAGAAAGGACCACGCCGCCTCTGATGGATTCTCACCTGTCGATAGAAGG AGCTGTGAGAGGTTGCTCCTGCGTCTGTTCTGCAATGACTTCAGCACTGACTTCCAGCAGCCTGCTTCTCCATCG GAGACCAAAAGGTACAAAGAGCTGATTCAGACGCCAATGGATTTGTCGATAGTGAAGAGGAGACTTGAGTCTAAGTCGCAGGACGGTGAATATTATATGTGTCCAGAGGGATTTGTCGCAGATGTCAGGCTCATATTTTTCAACTGTGCAAAATACTACAAG GTGACGTCAGAAGTGGGGAGCGCAGGCTTGTACTTGGAAGACTACTTTGAGGAGCAGCTGAAGCTCGTCTACCCAGATAAGATCTTCCCTGGTGGGAGGGAAGAGCAGATGATTCCTCCTTTAGAGGACGAGatagacgaagaagaagaagtgatggCAGAAAATGTGGCACCCGTGGAGGATCTAAAACCACAGAGTCCTGCAGGACAAGGAATCCCTCCTGTGGACGAGGATTTGGCTCCACTGGAAGAAGCGCCAGCCACAGAAGAGCAGGGACAGTTGGAAACTAAGGAGAAGGCAACCGACACGAGCGAGAAGGAGACggaagagaagaagatgaaggagacggaagagaaggagacggaagagaaggagacagaggaaatggAGATGGAAAAGAAGGTTGCTGTCGCTGAGGATGCCACTTCTCCTTCAGAGGAGGTAGAGAAGGATGAGAAGACTCCTGTGAAGGAGGTGAACAGCTCTTCCGCTGCTGATAGTGACACAAAAGACGGAGTCGCTCCCTGCTCCCCAAAGAAAGAGAACCCTGAGCTCCCCGCAGAAAAGACTGTAGATGCTGCTGAAAcccaggaggaggctgcagacaCAGCCAAAGAGGAGTCAGCGTAG